A stretch of the Clostridium cylindrosporum DSM 605 genome encodes the following:
- a CDS encoding tyrosine-type recombinase/integrase, with product NEIKDLLDELEKGRHGIRNRTIAIVMLNTGLRISELCSLNIQDVDFNNNKIYILGKGSKERIVFLNNSCIDAIKEYLIFRSSSVDALFQSQFNKRITPRTIQIFIKKAVEKLCIEKNITPHALRHTCATYMLKNKIDLRTIQKVLGHSNISTTQIYTFVEDEQLENAFFSLEKFF from the coding sequence AATGAGATAAAGGATCTACTTGATGAATTAGAAAAAGGAAGGCATGGAATAAGAAATAGGACTATAGCTATAGTAATGCTTAACACAGGACTAAGGATAAGTGAACTATGTAGTCTTAACATACAAGATGTTGACTTCAATAATAATAAAATCTACATCTTGGGGAAAGGCTCTAAGGAAAGAATAGTATTTCTGAATAATAGTTGCATTGATGCTATTAAAGAGTATCTAATATTTAGGAGCTCAAGTGTTGATGCATTATTTCAAAGTCAGTTTAATAAAAGGATTACACCTAGAACAATTCAAATATTTATTAAAAAGGCTGTAGAAAAGCTTTGTATAGAAAAGAACATTACACCTCACGCACTTCGTCACACCTGCGCTACTTATATGCTAAAAAATAAGATTGATTTAAGGACAATACAAAAGGTGCTGGGGCACTCTAACATTTCAACCACTCAAATATATACGTTTGTTGAAGATGAACAACTTGAAAATGCTTTCTTTAGCTTGGAAAAATTTTTTTAA
- a CDS encoding HNH endonuclease yields MARYLDRFTEEEVLKVVKAYLVDGLSHRKIQFEILGLPSPARGGGFVTMDILHHFNINGDKKGILAKEDINDLIKNSTGNYLEILKKIKDYFKEENEAEKVIRGLNTYGTVDTEITVETKQRVGQDKLRNYILDIYEHKCALCDIDKDDLLICSHIIPWRVDEQNRLNPKNAICLCAQHDKLFDKGYFSLDENYKIIFGMKADDIIINLLKDANFREPLQDSPDKELLKIHFRLYCK; encoded by the coding sequence TTGGCAAGATATTTGGATAGATTTACAGAAGAAGAAGTATTAAAAGTAGTAAAGGCATATTTGGTTGATGGGCTAAGTCATAGGAAAATCCAGTTTGAAATACTTGGATTACCTTCACCTGCTAGGGGTGGAGGGTTTGTTACAATGGATATTCTTCATCATTTTAATATTAATGGTGATAAAAAGGGAATTCTTGCAAAAGAAGATATAAATGATTTAATTAAAAATTCAACTGGAAACTATCTTGAAATTTTAAAAAAGATAAAGGATTACTTTAAGGAAGAAAATGAAGCTGAGAAAGTAATTAGGGGATTAAATACATATGGTACGGTTGATACTGAGATAACAGTAGAAACAAAGCAAAGAGTAGGTCAAGATAAGTTAAGAAATTATATTTTAGATATATATGAGCATAAATGTGCTTTATGTGATATTGATAAAGATGATTTACTTATTTGTAGTCATATTATACCTTGGAGAGTTGATGAACAAAATCGTTTAAATCCTAAAAATGCAATATGCTTATGTGCTCAACATGATAAATTATTTGATAAAGGATACTTCTCCCTAGACGAAAATTATAAGATTATATTTGGAATGAAGGCTGATGATATAATTATTAACCTATTAAAAGACGCGAATTTTAGAGAACCTTTACAGGATTCACCTGATAAGGAATTATTGAAAATTCATTTTAGATTATATTGTAAGTAG
- a CDS encoding thermonuclease family protein, translating to MKKLKSLSVALSFMLVFTMSIIKADAATFTSTSAKVLSVYDGDTITVQLGKKQEKVRLIGVNTPELKPLQTYGKEAANYTKSKLTGKTVYLTYDVGQRDKYGRLLAYVWISKPTSDSAKEIRAKMFNANLLLNGYAQVMTVQPNSKYAKTFATFQSEAVKGKKGLWGKTSPAPSKSSTPSTSKLGDNSTVYYVPNGKSYHSTKSCTTLSRSKTIKSGKLKDVKRLGKSDPCNKCVK from the coding sequence TTGAAAAAACTAAAAAGTTTAAGTGTTGCATTATCATTTATGCTTGTATTTACTATGTCTATAATTAAAGCAGATGCAGCAACATTTACTAGTACATCAGCTAAAGTTTTATCTGTATATGATGGTGATACTATAACAGTTCAATTAGGCAAAAAACAAGAAAAAGTAAGGCTTATAGGAGTAAATACACCTGAGCTAAAGCCACTTCAAACATATGGTAAAGAAGCTGCTAATTATACTAAGTCTAAGTTAACAGGTAAAACAGTATATCTTACATATGATGTAGGACAAAGAGATAAGTATGGAAGATTACTAGCTTATGTATGGATTTCAAAACCTACTTCAGATAGTGCAAAAGAAATTAGGGCAAAGATGTTTAATGCTAATCTATTACTAAATGGATATGCACAAGTAATGACAGTTCAACCTAATTCTAAATATGCTAAGACATTTGCTACATTCCAAAGTGAAGCAGTAAAAGGAAAAAAGGGGTTATGGGGTAAAACAAGTCCAGCTCCAAGTAAATCAAGTACACCATCTACAAGTAAGTTAGGTGATAATTCTACTGTATACTATGTACCTAACGGAAAGTCTTATCATTCAACTAAGAGTTGCACTACACTAAGTAGAAGCAAAACTATAAAAAGTGGTAAGTTAAAAG